A genomic stretch from Acropora palmata chromosome 13, jaAcrPala1.3, whole genome shotgun sequence includes:
- the LOC141863114 gene encoding uncharacterized protein LOC141863114: MPYTRPSIPVAREDIPIQDDVDKWSHLSGVHLPRVDAEVGLLIASDVPEVLDPLEVKHSEGGGPYASRMHIGWAVNGPLVPYPYCSRPSSFFVMADTELHRMVQDFYSHDFSESIADNHSELSQGERIFIESIKKSVELKNGHYEIALPFKDVQRPVPNNGVQAEQHAISLKERLEENPELLNDYKDIIQDIVAKGYARKVPEHSKESDCEGNTWFIPCHRIYHPHKPRKIRVVFDCSARFKGTSLNDLLLKWPDLTNSLLGVLTRFRQDHVAVMAETQEMFHQVRVPECDRSFLRFLWWPNGDLSRGVIEYQMTVHLFGAVSSPACSNYALRKTADDNAQHFSSSLMNTIKRNFYVDDCLKSLPSVKDAITHVHELCSLLQRGGFRLTKWVSSSREVLESIPVKDRGQEIRKLDLQKDELPVERALGVQWKIEDDTFGFNVNRKPKAPTRRGILSVVGSVFDHFGFAAPFVLTDQWRHIAGYLNPGDDLLRGLSAEALLNSDRWLKGPAFLWLPKEFWPLGPLLLGSVLHTDPEVKVEAKLNMTSVTQSLCPLIEYFRRTSSWYRLKKSIAWILRYHENLLTTSQGKKLIKSTLTAPRRAITMEEMKAAEKFSRVSRSTIFPKEFYSLTKSASKGLPHVGKSSCLRRLDPVLIDSLLRVGGCLSLDSKPFDYQPQIILPKNDHVSNLLVKHYHQMSRHSAREYVSKQVPLLGECYCSKTIYSKKRSGQANTIR, encoded by the exons ATGCCTTACACAAGACCCAGCATACCAGTGGCAAGAGAAGACATACCTATCCAGGATGACGTTGACAAGTGGTCGCACTTAAGTGGAGTACACCTACCCAGGGTCGATGCGGAGGTTGGTCTGCTGATTGCAAGTGACGTCCCTGAAGTTCTGGATCCCTTGGAAGTTAAGCATAGTGAAGGTGGTGGCCCTTATGCTTCACGTATGCACATCGGATGGGCAGTTAATGGTCCTTTGGTACCTTATCCTTATTGTTCTCGTCCTTCAAGCTTCTTTGTTATGGCCGATACTGAGCTGCACCGGATGGTACAAGATTTCTATAGCCACGACTTCAGTGAGTCTATTGCCGATAATCATTCAGAGCTATCCCAAGGAGAGCGTATTTTCATAGAAAGCATAAAAAAATCAGTAGAATTGAAGAATGGCCATTACGAGATCGCTTTACCTTTCAAAGATGTGCAACGTCCTGTTCCAAATAATGGTGTTCAAGCAGAACAGCATGCCATATCACTAAAGGAAAGGTTAGAGGAAAACCCAGAGCTGCTTAACGACTACAAAGACATCATTCAGGACATTGTTGCTAAAGGTTATGCCCGAAAAGTTCCCGAACACAGTAAGGAATCCGACTGCGAAGGAAACACGTGGTTCATCCCTTGTCACAGAATTTACCACCCTCACAAACCTAGAAAGATTCGTGTTGTCTTTGACTGTTCGGCAAGGTTCAAAGGAACTTCCCTCAACGATCTCTTGCTGAAGTGGCCAGATCTTACAAATTCCCTCCTGGGTGTTCTCACTAGATTTCGCCAAGATCACGTGGCTGTAATGGCAGAGACTCAGGAGATGTTTCATCAGGTTAGAGTTCCTGAATGTGACCGTTCATTTCTTCGTTTCTTATGGTGGCCGAACGGCGATTTATCACGCGGAGTAATAGAATATCAGATGACTGTGCATCTATTTGGAGCTGTGTCTTCACCAGCTTGCTCCAATTATGCCCTCCGGAAAACAGCTGATGATAACGCCCAGCACTTCTCCAGCTCATTGATGAACACAATCAAGCGGAACTTTTACGTTGATGACTGCTTGAAGTCCCTCCCGTCAGTCAAGGATGCTATAACGCATGTCCATGAGTTATGCAGCCTCCTGCAGCGGGGAGGTTTTCGCCTGACAAAGTGGGTGAGCAGTAGCCGAGAAGTTCTGGAAAGCATCCCTGTTAAAGACCGTGGTCAAGAAATCAGGAAGCTAGACCTTCAAAAGGATGAGTTACCAGTTGAGCGTGCGCTTGGTGTTCAATGGAAGATAGAAGATGACACGTTTGGCTTCAATGTTAATCGCAAACCCAAGGCCCCTACCCGTAGAGGCATTCTGTCTGTCGTGGGGTCAGTTTTCGATCACTTTGGTTTTGCCGCCCCTTTCGTCCTAACTG ACCAGTGGAGACACATAGCCGGATATCTAAACCCAGGGGACGACCTTTTAAGAGGCTTGTCAGCAGAAGCTCTTCTTAACTCTGATCGTTGGTTAAAGGGGCCGGCATTTCTCTGGTTGCCAAAAGAGTTCTGGCCTCTTGGCCCTTTGTTGCTGGGCAGTGTTCTTCATACAGACCCAGAGGTGAAGGTGGAAGCCAAGCTTAACATGACATCAGTAACACAGTCCTTATGTCCTTTGATAGAGTATTTTCGTAGAACGTCTTCCTGGTATCGCCTCAAAAAATCGATTGCTTGGATTCTACGCTACCATGAGAATTTGCTGACGACTAGTCAAGGCAAGAAGCTGATAAAATCTACACTAACTGCACCAAGACGGGCCATCACCatggaagaaatgaaagcaGCAGAGAAATTCTCAAGAGTGTCCAGAAGCACCATTTTCCCCAAAGAATTTTACTCACTTACCAAATCTGCAAGCAAAGGTTTGCCCCATGTTGGAAAAAGTAGCTGCCTTAGGAGACTGGACCCAGTTCTCATCGATAGTCTTCTGCGCGTTGGCGGATGCCTGAGTCTAGATTCAAAACCGTTTGATTATCAGCCCCAGATCATTTTACCAAAGAATGATCATGTATCCAACCTATTGGTCAAGCACTATCATCAGATGTCCAGGCATTCTGCTAGAGAATATGTGTCAAAGCAAGTTCCGCTGTTAGGAGAGTGTTATTGCTCTAAGACAATTTATAGCAAGAAGAGGTCAGGTCAAGCAAATACGATCAGATAA
- the LOC141863115 gene encoding uncharacterized protein LOC141863115 — MAYEKKFGDDFRIIAAYESKALSSPELRAEDGLGLNRFSLFLMRCKNAMEGSGHLTKLEQPDTIRELLLKLPFNMRVRWRPLVDDVMETEARAAMFADFANFVDHEARIATNPVFGRILEDARPKLDRRDAHLQKRSVSKRPGELSFAAQVDSSQNSPACVATPHGSANSGGEMSCLYCNAGHGLENCSSLRNRQYGERIEFLKLKGLCFGCLFDGHTARNCPQRKTCLFSNCPKNHPSVLRTNSALRNPEVVNPPTSLPSRKGLARVHNAMGKSRLAVMKASLKQAWLLSL; from the coding sequence ATGGcttatgaaaagaaatttggcGATGATTTTCGCATCATAGCTGCTTACGAAAGCAAAGCCTTGAGCTCGCCTGAGTTAAGGGCTGAGGATGGACTGGGTCTGAACaggttttctcttttcctcatgAGATGTAAAAACGCTATGGAGGGTAGTGGTCATTTAACTAAGCTGGAACAGCCAGACACCATAAGGGAGCTACTGTTGAAGCTGCCTTTCAATATGAGAGTGAGATGGCGCCCTTTGGTCGATGATGTCATGGAGACAGAGGCAAGAGCTGCTATGTTTGCtgattttgccaatttcgtggATCACGAAGCAAGGATAGCAACTAACCCTGTGTTTGGAAGGATCCTTGAAGACGCGAGGCCCAAGTTGGATAGGCGAGACGCCCATCTGCAGAAACGTTCTGTCTCAAAAAGGCCAGGGGAGCTCAGTTTTGCTGCACAAGTTGACAGTAGCCAGAATTCACCTGCCTGTGTTGCTACCCCTCATGGATCAGCCAATTCAGGAGGAGAAATGTCATGCTTGTACTGTAACGCTGGACATGGCCTAGAAAACTGCAGTTCACTCAGGAATCGTCAGTACGGTGAAAGGATAGAGTTCTTAAAGTTGAAAGGCCTCtgttttggttgtttgtttgatGGTCACACGGCAAGAAATTGCCCTCAGAGGAAAAcgtgtttgttttcaaactgcCCCAAGAACCACCCTTCTGTTCTACGCACGAACTCTGCGCTACGAAACCCGGAAGTTGTCAATCCACCCACCAGTCTACCGTCACGCAAGGGACTTGCGCGTGTTCACAATGCTATGGGGAAATCAAGACTTGCAGTAATGAAGGCCTCTCTAAAACAGGCATGGCTGTTGTCCCTATGA